A stretch of Lathyrus oleraceus cultivar Zhongwan6 chromosome 6, CAAS_Psat_ZW6_1.0, whole genome shotgun sequence DNA encodes these proteins:
- the LOC127098128 gene encoding probable membrane-associated kinase regulator 4 yields MLVRILKILEKIKMAASKTFLAYDPSDDDYIDMEVSSYSNLFNHHSEKSREFEFQMSSVVQEKEPTTSPADELFYKGKLLPLHLPPRLQMVEKLLQNPHKTFEEEKYIFEEYYSTPLATTAFTTPITGTPFESCNISPSDSCQVSRELNAEEYYNLDYEPMDTSGFVIENQKKSWTKKLKQSSLGSKLKASRAYLKSLFGKSGCSYENYVTSSTKVADEGSVSKARESLKKDPFGQIQRHRYHQSSISVMREFKEKNIEDGSNHHRRSFSVGIKLLSGNKSSSSSSSFSVSKKSYGCHQTHQVLKRCSSTSSEIENSIQGAIAYCKKSQQMLS; encoded by the coding sequence ATGTTAGTTAGAATTCTCAAAATACTTGAAAAGATTAAAATGGCAGCTTCAAAAACATTCTTAGCATATGACCCTTCAGATGATGACTACATTGACATGGAAGTTAGTTCATATTCCAACCTTTTCAATCATCATTCTGAAAAATCTAGAGAATTCGAGTTCCAAATGTCCTCCGTTGTTCAAGAGAAGGAACCGACAACTTCTCCGGCCGACGAGCTTTTCTACAAAGGAAAACTCCTCCCTCTCCACCTTCCGCCTCGGTTACAAATGGTCGAAAAGCTTCTTCAAAACCCTCACAAAACTTTTGAAGAAGAAAAATACATCTTTGAAGAATACTACAGCACTCCATTAGCAACTACTGCTTTCACAACACCGATTACCGGTACGCCATTTGAGTCGTGCAATATCTCACCGTCTGATTCATGTCAAGTTAGCCGAGAACTAAATGCTGAAGAGTATTATAACCTCGACTACGAACCAATGGATACAAGTGGATTCGTTATTGAAAACCAGAAGAAGTCATGGACTAAGAAACTAAAACAGTCTTCTTTAGGTTCAAAGTTGAAGGCTTCAAGAGCTTATCTTAAGTCCTTGTTTGGAAAATCTGGTTGCTCATATGAAAACTATGTAACATCATCAACAAAAGTTGCTGATGAAGGTTCTGTTTCAAAAGCGAGGGAAAGTTTAAAGAAAGATCCATTCGGACAAATTCAAAGGCATAGATATCATCAGTCTTCGATTTCGGTTATGAGAGAATTCAAAGAAAAGAACATTGAGGATGGAAGTAATCATCACAGAAGGTCATTTTCTGTTGGAATCAAGCTTCTTTCGGGAAACAAATCGTCATCGAGTTCATCGTCGTTTTCAGTTTCAAAGAAATCTTATGGATGTCATCAAACTCATCAGGTTCTCAAAAGATGCAGCAGTACAAGTTCTGAGATAGAGAATTCAATCCAAGGAGCAATTGCATACTGCAAAAAGTCTCAGCAAATGTTATCTTGA
- the LOC127098129 gene encoding uncharacterized protein LOC127098129 isoform X1 yields the protein MSNWLRSAVNKAVEASNKNNLTNTVKKYADTVVQHAGQAVAEGAKILQDRITARNYRSVAQTVKRLEEAAISHRGPERVQLLRRWLVVLKEIENLSEALAEGKEKTLEQHLVVEEIRENPQRPSLILYYDSDVGGEPLNFRDVFLQSQALEGITLSMIIEAPNEEEVSLLLEMFGLCLTGGIEVHNAIVSSLQDLATAFSSYQDEVLVKREELLQFAQRAITGLKINSDLARIDAEASSYRKNLTEITTSQGIVNKGDYNAAEERQATLEALRVALGQIRICSKLEGLLLKKKNISNGDSPEVHAQKVDKLKVLTESLVNSAAKAEKRISDNRQQKEEALKVRVTKSGETSEKEKELTAEISELQQKKEDLEAELKKVNNSLAAAQARLWNAREERDQFEEANNQIVEHLKIKEDELSKSISSCRVESDVIKTWINFLEDTWVLQQSNTEIHEKQVNDELERHEDYFVNLAIQLLTTYQKELEPCINHIQTFVLNLKNLSQRLEMTASADTEESKLLSPRRNLEEEYLTYEAKIITTFSVVDNMKQQFYAQQGNITRKDEEKVKELFDAIEKLRIQFEAIERPILDIESPPVKTETLPSEKKSDRAPSPSASVQGTEFSKTETDEQPKSPSVKSDQVLDHEAELAKLESEFGKVSTQDYSTEEINDWEFDELEREFASGSTK from the exons ATGTCGAATTGGCTAAGATCTGCGGTCAACAAAGCCGTCGAGGCCAGCAACAAGAACAATCTCACCAACACCGTTAAGAAATACGCCGACACCGTCGTCCAACACGCCGGACAAGCCGTTGCTGAGGGTGCCAAAATCCTCCAGGATCGCATT ACAGCTAGGAATTATAGAAGTGTTGCACAAACAGTTAAAAGATTGGAAGAAGCTGCTATTTCGCATAGGGGACCTGAGAGAGTACAGTTGCTTAGAAGATGGCTTGTTGTCCTTAAAGAGATTGAGAATTTGTCTGAAGCATTGGCCGAAGGTAAAGAGAAGACTCTCGAGCAGCACCTTGTCGTGGAAGAAATAAGGGAGAACCCACAAAGACCTTCTCTG ATTCTTTATTATGATTCTGATGTTGGAGGAGAACCTCTAAATTTTCGCGATGTCTTTCTTCAAAGTCAGGCACTGGAGGGTATAACACTATCAATG ATTATTGAAGCTCCAAACGAGGAAGAGGTTTCCCTTCTCCTGGAGATGTTTGG GCTTTGTCTTACTGGGGGAATAGAAGTTCATAATGCCATAGTAAGTAGCTTACAAGATTTGGCAACAGCTTTTTCAAGCTACCAAGATGAAGTACTG GTGAAGCGTGAGGAATTGCTTCAGTTTGCGCAACGTGCCATCACTGGGTTGAAAATCAATTCTGATCTTGCTAG AATAGATGCTGAAGCCTCTAGTTATAGAAAGAATCTCACTGAGATAACAACTTCACAGGGGATTGTAAATAAAGGTGATTATAATGCTGCTGAGGAAAGGCAAGCAACCCTAGAG GCTTTAAGAGTTGCACTAGGACAGATTAGAATTTGTTCCAAACTGGAAGGATTGTTGCTGAAGAAGAAAAATATAAGCAATGGAGACTCTCCAGAGGTTCATGCCCAAAAG GTTGACAAGCTGAAAGTCTTAACGGAGTCTCTTGTTAACTCTGCTGCAAAAGCTGAAAAGCGTATATCTGACAACAG ACAACAAAAAGAGGAGGCATTAAAAGTTCGTGTCACTAAAAGTGGTGAAACTAGTGAAAAGGAGAAG GAACTGACAGCTGAGATATCTGAACTCCAACAGAAAAAAGAAGATCTAGAAGCTGAATTGAAAAAG GTTAATAATTCTTTGGCTGCTGCTCAAGCACGGTTATGGAATGCGAGGGAAGAGAGGGACCAGTTCGAGGAAGCAAACAATCAAATAGTTGAACATCTGAAGATAAAG GAAGATGAACTTTCAAAATCAATTAGCTCATGTCGGGTTGAATCAGATGTCATCAAAACCTGGATTAACTTTCTGGAAGATACCTGGGTTCTCCAGCAGTCTAATACAGAAATTCATGAGAAGCAGGTCAA TGATGAATTGGAGAGACATGAGGACTATTTTGTGAACTTGGCCATTCAACTTCTTACTACTTACCAG AAAGAGTTAGAGCCTTGCATTAACCATATCCAAACATTTGTTCTGAACCTCAAGAATTTGAGTCAGAG GTTAGAAATGACGGCCAGTGCAGATACTGAGGAGTCAAAATTATTAAGTCCGAGGAGAAATCTCGAGGAGGAATATTTGACCTATGAAGCCAAG ATTATTACCACTTTCAGTGTAGTGGATAACATGAAACAACAGTTTTATGCTCAACAGGGGAATATTACCag GAAAGATGAAGAGAAAGTCAAAGAGCTTTTTGATGCCATTGAAAAGTTACGAATTCAATTTGAAGCTATAGAAAGACCAATTCTTGACATAGAGAGCCCACCTGTAAAGACCGAAACATTACCTTCTGAGAAAAAGTCAGACCGTGCACCTTCACCTTCTGCTTCAGTTCAAGGTACTGAGTTTTCAAAGACAGAGACAGATGAACAACCAAAATCCCCTTCAGTTAAGTCAGATCAAGTATTGGACCATGAGGCCGAATTAGCCAAGCTGGAATCTGAATTTGGAAAGGTTAGTACTCAAGATTACTCAACAGAGGAAATTAATGATTGGGAATTCGATGAGCTTGAAAGAGAATTTGCATCTGGTAGCACCAAGTGA
- the LOC127098129 gene encoding uncharacterized protein LOC127098129 isoform X2 translates to MSNWLRSAVNKAVEASNKNNLTNTVKKYADTVVQHAGQVVAKGAKILQDRITARNYRSVAQTVKRLEEAAISHRGPERVQLLRRWLVVLKEIENLSEALAEGKEKTLEQHLVVEEIRENPQRPSLILYYDSDVGGEPLNFRDVFLQSQALEGITLSMIIEAPNEEEVSLLLEMFGLCLTGGIEVHNAIVSSLQDLATAFSSYQDEVLVKREELLQFAQRAITGLKINSDLARIDAEASSYRKNLTEITTSQGIVNKGDYNAAEERQATLEALRVALGQIRICSKLEGLLLKKKNISNGDSPEVHAQKVDKLKVLTESLVNSAAKAEKRISDNRQQKEEALKVRVTKSGETSEKEKELTAEISELQQKKEDLEAELKKVNNSLAAAQARLWNAREERDQFEEANNQIVEHLKIKEDELSKSISSCRVESDVIKTWINFLEDTWVLQQSNTEIHEKQVNDELERHEDYFVNLAIQLLTTYQKELEPCINHIQTFVLNLKNLSQRLEMTASADTEESKLLSPRRNLEEEYLTYEAKIITTFSVVDNMKQQFYAQQGNITRKDEEKVKELFDAIEKLRIQFEAIERPILDIESPPVKTETLPSEKKSDRAPSPSASVQGTEFSKTETDEQPKSPSVKSDQVLDHEAELAKLESEFGKVSTQDYSTEEINDWEFDELEREFASGSTK, encoded by the exons ATGTCGAATTGGCTGAGATCTGCGGTCAACAAAGCCGTCGAGGCCAGCAACAAGAACAATCTCACCAACACCGTTAAGAAATACGCCGACACCGTCGTCCAACACGCCGGACAAGTCGTTGCTAAGGGTGCCAAAATCCTCCAGGATCGCATT ACAGCTAGGAATTATAGAAGTGTTGCACAAACAGTTAAAAGATTGGAAGAAGCTGCTATTTCGCATAGGGGACCTGAGAGAGTACAGTTGCTTAGAAGATGGCTTGTTGTCCTTAAAGAGATTGAGAATTTGTCTGAAGCATTGGCCGAAGGTAAAGAGAAGACTCTCGAGCAGCACCTTGTCGTGGAAGAAATAAGGGAGAACCCACAAAGACCTTCTCTG ATTCTTTATTATGATTCTGATGTTGGAGGAGAACCTCTAAATTTTCGCGATGTCTTTCTTCAAAGTCAGGCACTGGAGGGTATAACACTATCAATG ATTATTGAAGCTCCAAACGAGGAAGAGGTTTCCCTTCTCCTGGAGATGTTTGG GCTTTGTCTTACTGGGGGAATAGAAGTTCATAATGCCATAGTAAGTAGCTTACAAGATTTGGCAACAGCTTTTTCAAGCTACCAAGATGAAGTACTG GTGAAGCGTGAGGAATTGCTTCAGTTTGCGCAACGTGCCATCACTGGGTTGAAAATCAATTCTGATCTTGCTAG AATAGATGCTGAAGCCTCTAGTTATAGAAAGAATCTCACTGAGATAACAACTTCACAGGGGATTGTAAATAAAGGTGATTATAATGCTGCTGAGGAAAGGCAAGCAACCCTAGAG GCTTTAAGAGTTGCACTAGGACAGATTAGAATTTGTTCCAAACTGGAAGGATTGTTGCTGAAGAAGAAAAATATAAGCAATGGAGACTCTCCAGAGGTTCATGCCCAAAAG GTTGACAAGCTGAAAGTCTTAACGGAGTCTCTTGTTAACTCTGCTGCAAAAGCTGAAAAGCGTATATCTGACAACAG ACAACAAAAAGAGGAGGCATTAAAAGTTCGTGTCACTAAAAGTGGTGAAACTAGTGAAAAGGAGAAG GAACTGACAGCTGAGATATCTGAACTCCAACAGAAAAAAGAAGATCTAGAAGCTGAATTGAAAAAG GTTAATAATTCTTTGGCTGCTGCTCAAGCACGGTTATGGAATGCGAGGGAAGAGAGGGACCAGTTCGAGGAAGCAAACAATCAAATAGTTGAACATCTGAAGATAAAG GAAGATGAACTTTCAAAATCAATTAGCTCATGTCGGGTTGAATCAGATGTCATCAAAACCTGGATTAACTTTCTGGAAGATACCTGGGTTCTCCAGCAGTCTAATACAGAAATTCATGAGAAGCAGGTCAA TGATGAATTGGAGAGACATGAGGACTATTTTGTGAACTTGGCCATTCAACTTCTTACTACTTACCAG AAAGAGTTAGAGCCTTGCATTAACCATATCCAAACATTTGTTCTGAACCTCAAGAATTTGAGTCAGAG GTTAGAAATGACGGCCAGTGCAGATACTGAGGAGTCAAAATTATTAAGTCCGAGGAGAAATCTCGAGGAGGAATATTTGACCTATGAAGCCAAG ATTATTACCACTTTCAGTGTAGTGGATAACATGAAACAACAGTTTTATGCTCAACAGGGGAATATTACCag GAAAGATGAAGAGAAAGTCAAAGAGCTTTTTGATGCCATTGAAAAGTTACGAATTCAATTTGAAGCTATAGAAAGACCAATTCTTGACATAGAGAGCCCACCTGTAAAGACCGAAACATTACCTTCTGAGAAAAAGTCAGACCGTGCACCTTCACCTTCTGCTTCAGTTCAAGGTACTGAGTTTTCAAAGACAGAGACAGATGAACAACCAAAATCCCCTTCAGTTAAGTCAGATCAAGTATTGGACCATGAGGCCGAATTAGCCAAGCTGGAATCTGAATTTGGAAAGGTTAGTACTCAAGATTACTCAACAGAGGAAATTAATGATTGGGAATTCGATGAGCTTGAAAGAGAATTTGCATCTGGTAGCACCAAGTGA
- the LOC127098127 gene encoding uncharacterized protein LOC127098127, with amino-acid sequence MSESVGSNAFPAEGKKSHYKKRNRQEVESGDRSTTQQSFKMTKHLHFEDSLPVQETEMLYSGEFLPVQETERLYSGEFLPVQETQPPEERFQAVDPKSKELLDTYEPQIVLDHPSVFHIVEIAAKKKIFYYPPRGYSDAEAKLIRKKILKKRKISVTDEEVKRVMKCLHFKFDLYCWNMQRGFQGVKFDYDSGTFSQVINLKANSPDLREAIECFTFEHKYAILYFKSFKVIFKETFLKHGKSLENKEKKASSKKLINSIGRASGSGATSDDTFKSVKKPPRSTTSLKAIVKDYEAHPPELDDLVRRINRLFDSNYNVIKLTNTLVRAFVACPDLAELYRNYDDNNFKTALINLASIVVL; translated from the exons ATGTCTGAGTCCGTTGGCTCCAATGCTTTCCCTGCAGAAGGGAAGAAATCACATTACAAGAAGCGCAACAGACAAGAGGTTGAAAGCGGAGATCGGTCTACAACCCAACAATCATTTAAG ATGACTAAACATTTGCACTTTGAAGACTCCCTACCAGTGCAGGAAACAGAAATGTTATACTCAGGTGAGTTCCTACCAGTGCAGGAAACAGAAAGGTTATACTCAGGTGAGTTCCTACCGGTGCAGGAAACACAGCCACCCGAAGAGCGGTTTCAA GCCGTGGATCCAAAAAGCAAGGAACTTCTTGACACTTACGAACCACAGATTGTTTTGGATCATCCGAGTGTATTTCATATTGTTGAAATAGCTGCAAAAAAGAAGATCTTTTACTATCCTCCACGGGGCTATTCAGATGCGGAAGCTAAACTTATAAGGAAAAAGATACTTAAGAAGAGGAAAATTAGTGTGACTGATGAAGAG GTTAAGAGAGTAATGAAATGTCTCCATTTCAAATTTGATTTGTATTGCTGGAATATGCAACGTGGGTTCCAAGGTGTGAAGTTTGATTATGACAGTGGTACATTTTCACAAGTAATAAACCTTAAGGCCAATAGTCCCGATTTG AGAGAAGCGATAGAATGTTTTACGTTTGAGCACAAATACGCGATCTTATATTTTAAGAGTTTTAAAGTCATTTTTAAAGAGACATTTTTAAAACATGGAAAATCTCTGGAGAACAAGGAAAAGAAGGCGAGTAGTAAAAAGCTGATCAACTCAATAGGGAGGGCGAGTGGTAGTGGTGCTACATCGGATGACACATTTAAATCTGTGAAGAAACCTCCACGAAGCACGACATCGCTCAAGGCTATCGTGAAAGACTATGAGGCTCATCCTCCGGAATTGGACGATTTGGTGCGTAGGATTAATAGGTTATTTGATTCGAATtacaatgtaatcaaattgactAATACATTAGTAAGGGCTTTCGTTGCCTGCCCGGATTTGGCTGAGCTATATCGGAATTATGATGACAACAACTTTAAGACAGCATTGATTAACCTAGCGAGTATAGTTGTCCTGTAG